The sequence below is a genomic window from Acidimicrobiales bacterium.
CTTACCAGGAGGGCCTTTTCGCGGACGCGCCCGGTCGGCCAAACCGGCTTGCTGAAAGGTGCGGGTTAGGCGGCGACAGCGACAGCGAGTAGCCGGCCACCACCTCCGAGCCGGCCCGGTGGTCGAACGGCCGGCCGAGGGCGTCTTCGGTGAGCGGGTCCCGGCCCTGGCCGAACAGGGCAGCCAGGTGGGTGGGGTCGACCTGGCCGGCCAGGCCGAGGCCGGCGGCACCCGAGCCGGTCCAGTGCCCGGGCGCCTCGCCCCGGCCAGTGAAGTAGTCCTCGAGTCCGAGGGCAACCTCCTCGGCGTAGTAGCGCCAGCCGGAGGGCGCCATCTTCACCAGGCCCAGCAAATCAGCCCCCCTTGCGCGCAACGTTGCCGAGTTGGAGTGGCACCGGAGGGTGCAGGGGTGTCCAGCAATGAATCCATCGTG
It includes:
- a CDS encoding relaxase domain-containing protein codes for the protein MAPSGWRYYAEEVALGLEDYFTGRGEAPGHWTGSGAAGLGLAGQVDPTHLAALFGQGRDPLTEDALGRPFDHRAGSEVVAGYSLSLSPPNPHLSASRFGRPGASAKRPSW